The Lepidochelys kempii isolate rLepKem1 chromosome 5, rLepKem1.hap2, whole genome shotgun sequence genome window below encodes:
- the GFM2 gene encoding ribosome-releasing factor 2, mitochondrial isoform X1 has translation MIFLHSICLYWQGTAVDNSVIMLRVPRKFSLNVLKASSLCNECTYCKWARTMVVKRLKSQECHQRNYSFPSGDVKSLRSIITPPISKIRNIGIMAHIDAGKTTTTERMLYYSGYTRALGDVDDGDTVTDFMVQERERGITIQSAAVTFDWKGYRMNLIDTPGHVDFTVEVERSLRVLDGAVAVFDASAGVEAQTLTVWRQADKHHIPRICFLNKMDKNGASFTYAVDSIKQKLKTKPLLLQLPIGEAKTFKGLVDVVTKEQIIWNPASSLDDGKVFEQKPLTETEDPELLKDVNDARNALIEQVADLDDEFAELVLGDFSENFDLLPADKLQSAVRRVTLAQKAVPVFCGSALKNKGVQPLLDAIAMYLPAPNERSYDFLPWYKDDLCALAFKVLHDKQRGPLVFIRIYSGTMKPQSAVYNINKNCTERMSRLLLPFADQQIEIPSLMAGNIALTVGLKQSATGDTIVSSKASAVAAARRAGREVGRKPGGNSEVESLLLAGVEIPEPVFFCTIEPPSMSKQPDLDNALNCLQREDPSLKVKIDPDTGQTVLCGMGELHIEIIHDRIKREYGIETYLGPLQIAYRETILNSVQATDTLDRTIGDKRHLVTTQLGVRPWVGERSSVTPVIEYADNFMEPLQKDIQEAIENGINSSYLQGPLLGFPVQDVAVTVYSMTMHPETSLTMISACVSRCMQKALKKASKQLLEPLMNLEITVSEDLLSAVLGDLAQRRGSIQEIQIRQDNKVVIAAVPLAEMMGYSTVLRSLTSGSATFTLELASYQAMNIQEQSALLQKRSGLV, from the exons ATGATCTTTTTACACAGTATTTGCTTATATTGGCAGGGTACAGCTGTAGACAATAGTGTAATAATGTTGAGAGTTCCAAGGAAATTTTCACTGAATGTCCTGAAAGCATCAAGTTTGTGCAATGAG tgtACGTACTGCAAGTGGGCAAGAACGATGGTTGTAAAAAGACTAAAATCACAAGAATGTCATCAAAGAAATTACAGCTTTCCATCAG GAGATGTCAAATCTTTGCGTTCTATCATTACCCCTCCTATATCTAA GATCCGTAACATTGGCATCATGGCTCATATTGATGCAGGGAAAACTACAACCACAGAGAGAATGTTATACTATTCCGGATACACAAGAGCACTGGGAG ATGTCGATGATGGGGACACAGTGACGGATTTCATGGTACAAGAGCGAGAACGTGGCATTACCATTCAGTCTGCTGCTGTTACTTTTGATTGGAAGGGCTATAGAATGAACCTGATTGACACACCAG GTCATGTGGACTTTACAGTGGAAGTTGAACGTTCCCTGAGagtgttggatggggcagtggctGTATTTGATGCTTCAGCTGGTGTGGAG GCACAGACTCTAACAGTATGGCGACAAGCAGACAAGCATCATATACCacgaatttgttttttaaataagatggACAAAAATGGGGCAAG ttttacTTATGCTGTTGACAGTATCAAGCAAAAGTTGAAGACAAAACCTTTGCTTTTACAG TTGCCAATTGGTGAGGCCAAGACCTTCAAGGGACTGGTTGATGTAGTGACCAAGGAACAAATTATTTGGAACCCTGCTTCTAGTCTGGATGATGGAAAAGTTTTTGAGCAAAAACCCCTGACAGAAACTGAAGATCCTGAATTGTTAAAGGATGTCAACGATGCAAGAAATGCCTTAATAGAACAA GTTGCAGATCTGGATGATGAATTTGCTGAGTTGGTTTTAGGAGATTTTAGTGAAAATTTTGACTTACTACCAGCTGATAAG TTACAGTCTGCTGTACGTAGAGTAACACTGGCACAGAAAGCAGTACCTGTGTTCTGTGGAAGCGCATtgaagaataaaggagtacagccTTTACTGGATGCCATTGCTATGTACTTACCTGCACCTAATGAGCGTTCCTATGACTTTCT GCCATGGTACAAAGATGACTTGTGTGCCCTGGCATTTAAAGTTCTTCATGATAAACAACGTGGGCCATTAGTTTTTATACGCATTTACTCAGGCACAATGAAACCTCAATCAGCTGTATATAACATCAACAAAAATTGCAC AGAGAGAATGAGTCGCCTTCTGCTGCCTTTTGCTGACCAGCAAATAGAAATACCTTCACTAATGGCTGGCAATATTGCCCTTACTGTTGGGCTGAAACAG AGTGCCACTGGAGACACCATTGTTTCATCAAAGGCGTCTGCTGTGGCTGCAGCCCGTCGAGCTGGAAGAGAGGTTGGGAGAAAGCCTGGCGGTAACAGTGAAGTAGAGAGCCTTTTATTAGCTGGCGTAGAGATCCCCGAGCCAGTCTTCTTTTGTACAATAGAACCACCTTCGATGTCCAAACAGCCAG ACTTGGATAATGCATTGAACTGCCTTCAGCGTGAAGATCCAAGTTTGAAAGTGAAGATAGATCCTGACACTGGACAA actgttctctgtggcaTGGGAGAGCTGCACATTGAGATTATTCATGACCGAATCAAACGGGAATATGGCATTGAGACCTATCTAGGACCCCTTCAGATAGCATATAGAGAAACCATCCTAAACTCGGTCCAAGCCACAG ATACGTTGGACAGAACGATAGGAGATAAACGGCACTTGGTGACCACCCAGCTGGGAGTAAGACCATGGGTAGGAGAGAGATCATCAGTAACACCAGTCATTGAATATGCTGACAATTTCATGGAACCACTTCAGAAAGACATTCAAGAAGCTATAGAAAATGGAATTAACAGTTCATATcttcaag GACCGCTCCTGGGATTCCCAGTTCAGGATGTAGCAGTGACTGTGTATTCCATGACCATGCACCCTGAAACTTCCCTGACTATGATTTCTGCTTGTGTTTCTCGTTGTATGCAAAAG GCTTTGAAGAAAGCCAGTAAACAACTGCTGGAACCCTTAATGAATCTGGAAATTACAGTGAGCGAAGATCTCCTCAGTGCAGTGCTTGGTGACCTTGCGCAGAGAAGAGGCAGCATTCAGGAAATCCAAATTCGTCAAGATAACAAAGTAGTGATTGCAGCTGTTCCCCTAGCAGAAATGATG GGTTACTCAACAGTTCTGCGCTCTTTAACATCAGGCTCAGCAACTTTCACTTTGGAACTAGCCAGTTACCAAGCCATGAACATTCAGGAGCAAAGCGCACTGCTTCAGAAGAGGAGTGGGTTGGTGTGA
- the GFM2 gene encoding ribosome-releasing factor 2, mitochondrial isoform X2, with protein MLRVPRKFSLNVLKASSLCNECTYCKWARTMVVKRLKSQECHQRNYSFPSGDVKSLRSIITPPISKIRNIGIMAHIDAGKTTTTERMLYYSGYTRALGDVDDGDTVTDFMVQERERGITIQSAAVTFDWKGYRMNLIDTPGHVDFTVEVERSLRVLDGAVAVFDASAGVEAQTLTVWRQADKHHIPRICFLNKMDKNGASFTYAVDSIKQKLKTKPLLLQLPIGEAKTFKGLVDVVTKEQIIWNPASSLDDGKVFEQKPLTETEDPELLKDVNDARNALIEQVADLDDEFAELVLGDFSENFDLLPADKLQSAVRRVTLAQKAVPVFCGSALKNKGVQPLLDAIAMYLPAPNERSYDFLPWYKDDLCALAFKVLHDKQRGPLVFIRIYSGTMKPQSAVYNINKNCTERMSRLLLPFADQQIEIPSLMAGNIALTVGLKQSATGDTIVSSKASAVAAARRAGREVGRKPGGNSEVESLLLAGVEIPEPVFFCTIEPPSMSKQPDLDNALNCLQREDPSLKVKIDPDTGQTVLCGMGELHIEIIHDRIKREYGIETYLGPLQIAYRETILNSVQATDTLDRTIGDKRHLVTTQLGVRPWVGERSSVTPVIEYADNFMEPLQKDIQEAIENGINSSYLQGPLLGFPVQDVAVTVYSMTMHPETSLTMISACVSRCMQKALKKASKQLLEPLMNLEITVSEDLLSAVLGDLAQRRGSIQEIQIRQDNKVVIAAVPLAEMMGYSTVLRSLTSGSATFTLELASYQAMNIQEQSALLQKRSGLV; from the exons ATGTTGAGAGTTCCAAGGAAATTTTCACTGAATGTCCTGAAAGCATCAAGTTTGTGCAATGAG tgtACGTACTGCAAGTGGGCAAGAACGATGGTTGTAAAAAGACTAAAATCACAAGAATGTCATCAAAGAAATTACAGCTTTCCATCAG GAGATGTCAAATCTTTGCGTTCTATCATTACCCCTCCTATATCTAA GATCCGTAACATTGGCATCATGGCTCATATTGATGCAGGGAAAACTACAACCACAGAGAGAATGTTATACTATTCCGGATACACAAGAGCACTGGGAG ATGTCGATGATGGGGACACAGTGACGGATTTCATGGTACAAGAGCGAGAACGTGGCATTACCATTCAGTCTGCTGCTGTTACTTTTGATTGGAAGGGCTATAGAATGAACCTGATTGACACACCAG GTCATGTGGACTTTACAGTGGAAGTTGAACGTTCCCTGAGagtgttggatggggcagtggctGTATTTGATGCTTCAGCTGGTGTGGAG GCACAGACTCTAACAGTATGGCGACAAGCAGACAAGCATCATATACCacgaatttgttttttaaataagatggACAAAAATGGGGCAAG ttttacTTATGCTGTTGACAGTATCAAGCAAAAGTTGAAGACAAAACCTTTGCTTTTACAG TTGCCAATTGGTGAGGCCAAGACCTTCAAGGGACTGGTTGATGTAGTGACCAAGGAACAAATTATTTGGAACCCTGCTTCTAGTCTGGATGATGGAAAAGTTTTTGAGCAAAAACCCCTGACAGAAACTGAAGATCCTGAATTGTTAAAGGATGTCAACGATGCAAGAAATGCCTTAATAGAACAA GTTGCAGATCTGGATGATGAATTTGCTGAGTTGGTTTTAGGAGATTTTAGTGAAAATTTTGACTTACTACCAGCTGATAAG TTACAGTCTGCTGTACGTAGAGTAACACTGGCACAGAAAGCAGTACCTGTGTTCTGTGGAAGCGCATtgaagaataaaggagtacagccTTTACTGGATGCCATTGCTATGTACTTACCTGCACCTAATGAGCGTTCCTATGACTTTCT GCCATGGTACAAAGATGACTTGTGTGCCCTGGCATTTAAAGTTCTTCATGATAAACAACGTGGGCCATTAGTTTTTATACGCATTTACTCAGGCACAATGAAACCTCAATCAGCTGTATATAACATCAACAAAAATTGCAC AGAGAGAATGAGTCGCCTTCTGCTGCCTTTTGCTGACCAGCAAATAGAAATACCTTCACTAATGGCTGGCAATATTGCCCTTACTGTTGGGCTGAAACAG AGTGCCACTGGAGACACCATTGTTTCATCAAAGGCGTCTGCTGTGGCTGCAGCCCGTCGAGCTGGAAGAGAGGTTGGGAGAAAGCCTGGCGGTAACAGTGAAGTAGAGAGCCTTTTATTAGCTGGCGTAGAGATCCCCGAGCCAGTCTTCTTTTGTACAATAGAACCACCTTCGATGTCCAAACAGCCAG ACTTGGATAATGCATTGAACTGCCTTCAGCGTGAAGATCCAAGTTTGAAAGTGAAGATAGATCCTGACACTGGACAA actgttctctgtggcaTGGGAGAGCTGCACATTGAGATTATTCATGACCGAATCAAACGGGAATATGGCATTGAGACCTATCTAGGACCCCTTCAGATAGCATATAGAGAAACCATCCTAAACTCGGTCCAAGCCACAG ATACGTTGGACAGAACGATAGGAGATAAACGGCACTTGGTGACCACCCAGCTGGGAGTAAGACCATGGGTAGGAGAGAGATCATCAGTAACACCAGTCATTGAATATGCTGACAATTTCATGGAACCACTTCAGAAAGACATTCAAGAAGCTATAGAAAATGGAATTAACAGTTCATATcttcaag GACCGCTCCTGGGATTCCCAGTTCAGGATGTAGCAGTGACTGTGTATTCCATGACCATGCACCCTGAAACTTCCCTGACTATGATTTCTGCTTGTGTTTCTCGTTGTATGCAAAAG GCTTTGAAGAAAGCCAGTAAACAACTGCTGGAACCCTTAATGAATCTGGAAATTACAGTGAGCGAAGATCTCCTCAGTGCAGTGCTTGGTGACCTTGCGCAGAGAAGAGGCAGCATTCAGGAAATCCAAATTCGTCAAGATAACAAAGTAGTGATTGCAGCTGTTCCCCTAGCAGAAATGATG GGTTACTCAACAGTTCTGCGCTCTTTAACATCAGGCTCAGCAACTTTCACTTTGGAACTAGCCAGTTACCAAGCCATGAACATTCAGGAGCAAAGCGCACTGCTTCAGAAGAGGAGTGGGTTGGTGTGA